One Solibacillus sp. R5-41 DNA segment encodes these proteins:
- a CDS encoding response regulator transcription factor yields the protein MFRILYIEDEKEIGQWVTKELTERGFDVTWLESGEGVENYIGSADVVILDVMLPGLDGFSIGKRIKRENNELPILMLSARTAVEDKIEGLNFADDYLTKPFHPDELVARVEVLLRRYQKNDDVLDLQHLKIHTKEMRIMDSIANEEIQLTNKQFYLFQYFIRHLNQILTKEQLYEGVWEEAYIEGDKTLMVHIRYLREKIELNPAKPLIIETIRGIGYRVKL from the coding sequence TTGTTTCGTATTTTGTACATAGAAGATGAAAAAGAAATTGGGCAATGGGTGACGAAGGAATTAACAGAAAGAGGATTTGACGTTACATGGCTAGAGTCTGGCGAGGGGGTTGAGAATTATATAGGATCTGCTGATGTTGTCATTTTGGATGTTATGCTACCTGGATTAGATGGCTTTTCTATCGGGAAAAGAATCAAGAGGGAAAATAATGAATTACCTATTTTAATGCTTTCCGCACGCACAGCAGTGGAGGACAAAATTGAGGGGCTAAACTTCGCGGATGATTACTTAACAAAACCATTCCATCCGGATGAACTAGTAGCGCGTGTAGAAGTTTTACTAAGGAGATATCAAAAGAATGACGATGTATTAGACCTTCAGCACTTAAAAATACATACAAAAGAGATGCGAATAATGGATAGTATTGCAAATGAAGAAATTCAATTAACAAACAAGCAGTTTTATTTATTTCAATATTTTATCCGCCATTTAAATCAAATATTAACAAAAGAACAGCTATATGAAGGGGTTTGGGAAGAGGCATATATAGAAGGGGATAAAACACTAATGGTCCATATAAGATATTTAAGAGAAAAAATAGAATTAAATCCAGCTAAGCCACTGATTATTGAAACAATTCGCGGCATTGGCTATAGGGTAAAACTATGA
- a CDS encoding N-6 DNA methylase yields MNNTEIVSKLWGLANVLRDDGITYQQYVTELTYILFLKMMKEQEMEVVIPEGYRWDDLLVKEGIELKEFYQGLLLKLGSSGVENERLRQIYNGAATSIDEPKNLEKLIKSIDALDWYNAKEEGLGDLYEGLLEKNASEKKSGAGQYFTPRVLIDVMVKLIDPKIGERCNDPASGTFGFMIAADRYLKEQTDDYFDLAPEEAEFQKKEAFTGMELVKDTHRLALMNALLHDMEGRIEQGDSLSANGKWMKNFNVVLTNPPFGTKTGGERATRDDLTFETSNKQLNFLQTIYNSLVIDGTGRAAVVLPDNVLFDNEVGVKIRQDLMDKCNLHTILRLPVGIFYAKGVKTNVLFFDRCTSDDGNTKEVWIYDMRTNMPKFGVRTPLTEKHFDGFIKAYNADDRTKVQDERWNLYTREEIAAKGDNLDVGLIADESLSAYDNLPDPIESAEDAIEKLQQAMNLLVEVVAELKAIEVQDRE; encoded by the coding sequence ATGAACAACACAGAAATCGTCTCAAAACTTTGGGGCTTAGCGAATGTATTACGTGATGATGGGATTACATATCAACAGTATGTAACGGAATTAACATATATCCTATTTTTAAAAATGATGAAAGAGCAAGAGATGGAAGTAGTCATTCCAGAAGGCTATCGCTGGGATGATTTACTTGTAAAAGAAGGAATTGAACTTAAAGAGTTCTATCAAGGACTATTATTAAAGCTTGGTAGTAGTGGAGTTGAAAATGAGCGCCTACGCCAAATTTACAACGGTGCTGCAACAAGTATTGATGAGCCTAAAAATCTTGAAAAGCTAATTAAATCAATTGATGCACTTGATTGGTATAACGCAAAAGAAGAAGGCTTAGGTGACTTATACGAGGGCTTACTTGAGAAAAACGCGAGTGAGAAAAAGTCTGGCGCAGGGCAATACTTCACACCACGTGTCTTAATTGATGTAATGGTAAAGCTAATTGACCCGAAAATTGGTGAACGATGCAATGACCCAGCCTCAGGAACATTTGGCTTCATGATTGCAGCAGACCGCTACTTAAAAGAGCAAACAGACGATTACTTTGACCTAGCACCAGAAGAAGCGGAGTTCCAAAAGAAAGAAGCATTTACAGGTATGGAACTTGTAAAAGACACACACCGTTTAGCTTTAATGAACGCATTGCTTCATGATATGGAAGGTCGCATTGAGCAAGGTGATTCACTTTCAGCAAATGGAAAGTGGATGAAAAATTTCAATGTAGTTTTAACAAATCCTCCATTTGGCACAAAAACAGGGGGTGAACGTGCTACACGAGATGATTTAACTTTTGAAACATCGAATAAACAATTAAATTTTTTACAAACTATTTATAATTCATTAGTTATTGATGGAACAGGTAGGGCTGCTGTTGTATTACCAGATAATGTATTGTTTGATAATGAAGTTGGAGTAAAAATCCGCCAAGATTTAATGGATAAATGTAATTTGCATACTATCTTACGCTTACCTGTTGGAATTTTCTATGCAAAAGGCGTTAAAACGAATGTTTTATTCTTTGATCGTTGTACATCAGATGATGGAAATACAAAAGAAGTATGGATTTACGATATGCGTACAAATATGCCGAAATTTGGTGTTCGCACTCCATTAACAGAAAAACATTTTGATGGATTTATTAAGGCATATAATGCAGATGACCGTACAAAAGTGCAAGATGAACGATGGAATCTATATACACGTGAAGAGATTGCAGCTAAAGGAGATAACTTAGACGTTGGTTTAATCGCCGATGAATCATTATCTGCTTATGACAACTTACCAGACCCAATTGAATCGGCAGAAGACGCAATTGAAAAGCTACAACAAGCGATGAATTTATTAGTTGAAGTTGTAGCTGAACTGAAAGCGATTGAGGTGCAAGATCGTGAGTAA
- a CDS encoding DUF2179 domain-containing protein: MKEILLILLLQLIYVPLFTLRTIFLVKNITVLASLIGIVEMLIYVFGLSLVFSGDQGFLAMVVYAVGFGIGIIIGTRIEQKLAIGYIYVTINTQNRNEELIKMIREEGFALTTYVGEGRDSQRYKYEILTKRNREKELFMLVQHYEPTAFIISYEPKSFKGGFLVKRMKQHKKHK; this comes from the coding sequence ATGAAAGAAATTTTACTTATATTATTACTTCAACTGATATATGTACCTTTATTTACACTTCGTACGATTTTCCTAGTAAAGAATATTACTGTGCTCGCATCGTTGATTGGCATTGTGGAGATGCTGATTTATGTGTTTGGTCTGTCACTTGTGTTTAGTGGAGATCAAGGGTTCCTTGCGATGGTCGTTTATGCGGTCGGATTTGGTATCGGCATTATTATCGGAACGCGCATTGAGCAAAAGCTCGCGATTGGCTATATTTACGTAACGATTAATACACAAAATCGCAATGAAGAATTGATCAAAATGATTCGTGAGGAAGGGTTTGCGCTTACGACATACGTAGGCGAAGGACGCGACAGTCAGCGTTATAAATACGAAATTTTAACAAAGCGTAATCGCGAGAAGGAATTGTTTATGCTCGTGCAACATTATGAGCCGACTGCGTTTATTATTTCCTACGAGCCGAAGTCGTTCAAAGGTGGATTTTTGGTCAAACGAATGAAACAACATAAAAAACATAAATAG
- a CDS encoding restriction endonuclease subunit S, with amino-acid sequence MSKKKKTLDEFLEEALGSEDEQLYELPENWCWVKLGSVITLISGRDISSGVCNSEGKGTPYIMGASNFVDGELVIERWIEEPTVIGNEGDILLSVKGTIGKILIQKNEKCHLSRQVMGIRVNNKCERKYIYYYLLTYINKLKEASKGVIPGISREDILNIEVPIAPKSIQQQVVNKIGILFAKIDEAKQLIEEAKETFELRRAAILEKIFKDPNNNQYKIIGGISNVKGGKRLPKGETLVDYDTGFPYIKAGDLKFGTVIPDKIQYLLPETHEKIKNYKVSTNDVYITIVGACIGDVGIIPSDFEGANLTENAAKITNIQGFLPKYIAIWLSSNEAQSEIKQSIASATLGKLSLIKIKELRVPIKTLEEQEQAIKIYRNFMSKEEKVLDIMRSVDLDLLRQSVLAKAFKGKLSTNAPTDESAIELLKSILQEKI; translated from the coding sequence GTGAGTAAGAAGAAAAAGACATTAGATGAGTTTTTAGAAGAAGCATTAGGATCGGAAGATGAGCAGCTTTATGAGCTTCCTGAGAATTGGTGTTGGGTGAAATTAGGAAGTGTAATAACTTTGATTTCAGGACGCGATATTAGTTCGGGAGTGTGTAACTCAGAAGGGAAAGGAACCCCATATATTATGGGGGCGAGTAATTTTGTTGATGGAGAATTAGTAATAGAACGTTGGATAGAAGAACCAACAGTTATAGGTAATGAAGGGGATATATTGTTATCTGTAAAAGGTACTATAGGTAAGATCTTAATACAAAAAAATGAAAAGTGTCATTTAAGTCGACAAGTAATGGGAATAAGAGTAAATAATAAATGTGAAAGGAAATATATATATTATTATTTATTAACATATATAAATAAACTAAAAGAAGCTTCTAAAGGTGTTATTCCTGGTATCTCACGTGAAGATATTTTAAATATAGAAGTTCCAATAGCACCAAAATCAATTCAGCAACAGGTAGTTAATAAAATCGGGATTTTATTTGCTAAAATTGATGAAGCTAAACAATTAATTGAAGAGGCAAAAGAGACATTTGAACTTCGACGTGCGGCGATTTTAGAAAAAATATTTAAAGACCCAAATAATAATCAATATAAAATCATTGGTGGAATAAGTAATGTAAAAGGTGGAAAAAGGCTTCCTAAAGGTGAGACTTTAGTGGATTATGATACAGGCTTCCCTTATATTAAAGCTGGAGATCTTAAGTTTGGGACAGTTATTCCAGATAAAATTCAATATTTATTACCTGAAACGCATGAAAAAATTAAAAACTATAAGGTAAGCACTAATGATGTTTATATCACTATTGTTGGAGCATGTATAGGTGATGTAGGAATCATACCTTCTGATTTTGAAGGTGCTAACTTAACTGAAAATGCAGCTAAAATAACGAATATCCAAGGTTTCTTACCAAAATATATTGCTATCTGGTTAAGTTCAAACGAGGCGCAAAGTGAAATTAAACAAAGTATTGCCTCTGCTACATTAGGCAAGCTGTCGCTAATAAAAATCAAGGAATTAAGAGTGCCTATTAAGACTTTAGAAGAACAAGAACAAGCAATAAAAATTTATCGAAATTTTATGAGCAAGGAAGAAAAAGTATTAGATATAATGCGATCAGTAGATTTAGATTTATTGAGGCAGAGTGTTTTGGCAAAAGCTTTCAAAGGTAAATTAAGTACAAATGCTCCAACTGATGAATCAGCAATTGAATTATTAAAATCAATTCTTCAAGAAAAGATATAA
- a CDS encoding YitT family protein, translated as MKKITIDIIMIMIGAFLFALAINLFVIPNDLGEGGVTGVTIILYYVMEWSPGLVSFAINAVLLIIGYRFLNRQTTIYTIIAVTFNSIFLYLTESWSIQSDEIMINAIFGGVFVGVGIGLIIRVGGTTAGTTILARIANKFLGWNISYALLFFDLIVAFSSYFIIGAEALMLTIMMLYIGTKVMEFVIEGVNPQKAVTIISKNPNAIADQVSYKMNRGVTVLSGHGYYTKEQKEILYIVISRQEVIKLKNIVKAVDKDAFIAIHDVRDVFGEGFIELSKS; from the coding sequence ATGAAAAAAATTACAATTGATATTATTATGATTATGATTGGGGCATTCCTCTTTGCCCTTGCTATCAACTTATTCGTTATTCCAAACGATTTAGGTGAAGGCGGTGTAACAGGTGTAACGATTATTCTTTACTATGTAATGGAATGGTCTCCTGGTCTTGTCAGCTTTGCAATCAATGCAGTCCTATTAATTATCGGCTATCGATTCCTCAATAGGCAAACTACAATTTATACAATTATCGCCGTAACCTTCAATTCGATTTTCTTATATTTAACAGAATCTTGGTCAATTCAATCAGATGAAATTATGATTAATGCTATTTTTGGTGGGGTTTTTGTTGGTGTTGGGATTGGATTAATTATCCGCGTCGGTGGTACAACTGCCGGCACGACCATTTTGGCGAGAATAGCGAATAAATTCCTTGGCTGGAATATTAGCTATGCACTACTTTTTTTCGATTTAATCGTCGCATTTTCATCCTATTTCATTATCGGCGCAGAAGCACTCATGCTTACGATTATGATGCTTTACATTGGAACAAAGGTTATGGAATTCGTGATTGAAGGTGTTAACCCTCAAAAAGCGGTGACAATCATTTCAAAAAATCCGAATGCCATCGCGGATCAAGTAAGCTATAAAATGAATCGTGGTGTAACTGTACTATCTGGGCACGGCTATTATACGAAAGAACAAAAGGAAATTTTATATATCGTTATTAGCAGACAGGAAGTCATTAAGCTAAAAAATATCGTAAAAGCGGTAGATAAGGATGCCTTTATTGCAATCCATGATGTACGAGATGTGTTTGGAGAAGGTTTTATCGAACTATCAAAGTCTTAA
- a CDS encoding ABC transporter permease has translation MIGNLLSSDFLKIKRKGLWFLTALGPLGVVALQTVNYGIRKDYLLQQSEDDWGYYLGNVHSFTPLALILGIAILTSFMASIENETNAWKQLIALPVSKMTVYLSKFTVLTILLFVSSSLLLFFTFAYGLFLDLGENIPYMELVKSSYYPFLASLPVLALQLWIATVSQNQAIPITTGVFGVIFAFSAYKLPDWMIWKWPTLMNEWNEPIINVALGIGVGILLYIVGMIDFTRRDVK, from the coding sequence ATGATAGGCAATCTTTTGTCATCTGACTTCTTAAAAATTAAACGAAAGGGATTATGGTTTTTAACAGCTTTAGGACCTCTTGGTGTAGTGGCGCTACAAACGGTCAATTACGGCATAAGAAAAGACTATTTGTTACAGCAAAGTGAGGATGATTGGGGCTATTATTTAGGGAATGTACATTCTTTTACCCCGCTTGCACTTATATTAGGGATTGCCATATTAACGTCTTTCATGGCGAGTATTGAAAATGAAACAAATGCATGGAAGCAATTAATTGCTTTACCTGTATCAAAAATGACAGTTTATTTATCAAAATTTACAGTGCTAACCATATTATTATTTGTTTCTTCTTCGCTATTGTTGTTTTTTACTTTTGCTTACGGATTGTTTTTAGATTTGGGTGAGAACATTCCTTATATGGAGCTAGTCAAGTCTAGTTATTATCCATTTTTAGCGTCATTACCAGTATTGGCATTGCAGCTTTGGATTGCGACTGTTAGTCAAAATCAAGCCATACCAATTACTACTGGGGTCTTTGGTGTGATATTTGCATTTTCAGCATATAAATTGCCAGATTGGATGATTTGGAAGTGGCCAACATTAATGAATGAATGGAATGAACCAATCATCAATGTTGCACTAGGTATAGGTGTAGGTATTCTATTATATATCGTTGGAATGATCGATTTCACGAGAAGGGATGTGAAATAA
- a CDS encoding excinuclease: MNTRYKITRLDKEGNPTLSLEECQRFFATKSDFEYSDSFGASQDGVHMKIKGHFFMWQLDNVKIPFRFFEGEIYVAVSHQVILEKMKEIARLLEANYVEG, translated from the coding sequence ATGAATACACGATATAAAATTACACGTCTTGATAAAGAAGGAAATCCAACGTTGAGCTTAGAGGAATGCCAAAGGTTCTTCGCGACAAAATCGGATTTCGAGTATAGTGATTCATTTGGTGCGAGCCAAGATGGTGTACATATGAAGATTAAAGGTCACTTTTTCATGTGGCAATTAGATAATGTAAAAATACCGTTCCGTTTTTTCGAAGGTGAAATTTATGTAGCGGTTTCACATCAAGTTATTTTAGAGAAAATGAAGGAAATTGCGCGTTTATTAGAAGCGAATTACGTGGAAGGTTAA
- a CDS encoding ABC transporter permease: MRAILHSEWYKLRKSKMIPLILTGPMIGLIIGLSVGFEDDFDVNKWYIALLSMNLTYALLFLPLISGIFASLICRYEHQAGGWKQLLALPVTRGRVFVAKYILIMLLIMAMQLLYLCSIYAVGMIKGYTDPFPMEIVWKSIFGGWVATFPLVALQLWMSVMFKSFAAPFAVNVIFTLPAIIVANSEQFGPYYPWVQPFFMMNIGGSTEEVFFVPWEQLVTVVGGSFMLFFIGGYLYFQRKAV; the protein is encoded by the coding sequence ATGCGCGCAATACTTCACTCTGAATGGTACAAATTAAGGAAGTCTAAAATGATACCACTTATTCTTACGGGTCCGATGATCGGTCTAATAATAGGATTATCGGTCGGTTTCGAGGATGATTTCGATGTGAATAAATGGTATATTGCATTACTTTCAATGAATTTAACATATGCATTATTGTTTCTTCCACTTATATCAGGTATCTTTGCAAGCCTCATTTGTAGATATGAGCATCAAGCGGGTGGCTGGAAACAACTTTTAGCATTGCCTGTTACAAGGGGAAGAGTATTTGTAGCGAAGTATATATTAATCATGCTGCTAATCATGGCGATGCAATTATTATATTTATGTTCGATATATGCGGTAGGTATGATAAAGGGTTATACAGATCCTTTCCCAATGGAAATTGTTTGGAAAAGTATTTTTGGAGGATGGGTAGCGACTTTTCCCTTAGTTGCATTGCAATTGTGGATGTCAGTAATGTTTAAAAGCTTTGCTGCTCCGTTTGCAGTGAACGTAATTTTTACATTGCCAGCTATAATAGTTGCGAATTCTGAACAATTTGGTCCTTATTATCCGTGGGTGCAACCTTTTTTTATGATGAATATAGGTGGAAGCACAGAGGAAGTATTTTTTGTTCCATGGGAGCAATTAGTTACAGTTGTAGGTGGTAGCTTTATGTTGTTTTTCATTGGAGGCTATTTGTACTTCCAGAGAAAAGCTGTTTAA
- a CDS encoding HAMP domain-containing sensor histidine kinase — translation MKIFRSLLAKYMLIILLAMSIVQIAYFIPALFVMGIAQKEESNNNIQYGEDYNENMIEEQWHTEANKIKAIKIEVIEQLFEEWQQKYPEAAMFWVSEKGTLLTEVNVKEQLPAQWTPAFTTKFIKERYDGDPFTVIAFLGDDETNGFIVFEIPRSVLNPPLINVYQEYGTFVILGVICIIIFFISVSFLFFRGIRKRLLKLQDAMEIRDVDGLPIGMDVKKKDEIGQLEQSFNRMVCELRESKNREQKEEQLRRELIANLSHDLRTPLTKVRAQTYSISKEELSDEGKYAVKALETSIVNIDGLMENLMSYTLLMASKYKYEPKETNVIRFAREHMTTWYPVFEKEGFEIDVELYSFEDNNWLVDSLWLGRIFDNFFQNVLRHASSGRYIGVKTESTKHYDAFVISDCGKGMNNESNAKGAGIGLSIVDIMVKGMELDWDIISSESGTIIKIIRRKKLSE, via the coding sequence ATGAAAATTTTCCGATCATTATTAGCGAAGTATATGCTAATTATTTTACTGGCAATGTCTATTGTTCAAATAGCGTACTTTATTCCTGCTTTATTTGTAATGGGGATTGCTCAAAAAGAGGAAAGTAATAATAATATTCAATATGGCGAAGACTACAATGAAAATATGATTGAGGAACAATGGCATACTGAAGCAAATAAAATAAAAGCTATTAAAATTGAAGTAATCGAACAACTATTTGAAGAATGGCAGCAAAAATACCCCGAAGCGGCCATGTTTTGGGTAAGTGAGAAGGGGACATTACTAACAGAAGTCAATGTGAAAGAGCAGCTTCCAGCACAATGGACACCTGCATTTACGACTAAGTTTATAAAAGAGCGATATGACGGGGATCCTTTTACCGTTATTGCATTTCTAGGAGATGATGAAACGAATGGTTTTATTGTTTTTGAAATTCCTAGATCGGTATTGAATCCACCGCTTATAAATGTTTATCAGGAATATGGGACCTTTGTAATTTTAGGTGTTATTTGTATCATCATATTTTTTATCAGTGTATCCTTTTTATTTTTTAGAGGGATTCGAAAACGTTTATTAAAGCTACAGGATGCGATGGAAATTCGTGATGTAGATGGGTTACCTATTGGGATGGATGTGAAAAAGAAGGATGAGATTGGGCAACTTGAACAAAGCTTTAATCGCATGGTGTGTGAGCTTAGGGAAAGTAAAAATCGTGAACAAAAGGAAGAACAATTGCGGAGAGAATTAATTGCTAATCTATCACATGATTTACGGACCCCTTTAACTAAAGTACGGGCACAAACCTACTCCATTAGTAAAGAGGAATTATCAGATGAAGGCAAATACGCTGTGAAAGCTTTGGAAACATCGATTGTAAATATTGACGGATTAATGGAAAATTTAATGTCGTATACGCTATTAATGGCTAGTAAATATAAATATGAACCAAAGGAAACTAATGTTATTCGATTTGCACGAGAGCACATGACTACGTGGTATCCTGTTTTTGAAAAAGAAGGTTTTGAAATAGACGTAGAGTTATATTCATTTGAGGACAATAACTGGCTAGTTGATTCGCTTTGGTTAGGTCGTATATTTGATAATTTCTTTCAAAATGTATTACGTCATGCAAGTAGTGGGCGATATATTGGTGTTAAAACAGAATCTACAAAGCACTATGATGCATTCGTCATTTCGGATTGTGGAAAAGGAATGAATAATGAATCCAATGCAAAAGGCGCAGGTATTGGTTTATCTATAGTGGATATTATGGTGAAGGGTATGGAGCTAGATTGGGATATCATTTCAAGTGAATCCGGCACAATTATTAAAATTATACGACGTAAGAAGCTGTCCGAATGA
- a CDS encoding ABC transporter ATP-binding protein, producing the protein MEYIVQTENLSKQFGNEQAVSKLDLKIRKGEIYGFLGPNGAGKTTTIRMLLGLMKPTSGKIKIFQKDVTKERVEILSKIGSLVENPSYYPHLTAYENLEALRKILGVPKARIDEVLEIVRLTEAANKKVKGFSLGMKQRLGIAASLLHNPELLILDEPTNGLDPSGIIEIRNLIKRLPSEYGMTVVISSHLLSEIDQMATTVGIVSKGKMIFQDSIEAMRMHAQPKVIFKVNKSEQAWRSLVANGIKAECKEGQIVLDECSDEKVAQIVQILVQEGFSVYRVEEEKQSLEDIFLQMTAGVQAI; encoded by the coding sequence ATGGAATATATCGTACAAACAGAAAATTTATCAAAACAGTTTGGTAATGAGCAGGCTGTATCAAAATTAGATTTAAAAATTCGTAAAGGGGAAATTTACGGATTTTTAGGCCCAAATGGCGCAGGGAAAACAACGACTATTCGTATGCTTTTAGGATTGATGAAACCGACATCTGGCAAGATTAAAATTTTTCAAAAGGATGTAACAAAGGAAAGAGTCGAAATATTATCAAAAATTGGTTCGTTAGTTGAAAACCCATCCTATTATCCGCATTTAACTGCGTATGAAAACTTAGAAGCTCTTCGAAAAATTTTAGGAGTGCCTAAAGCGCGCATTGATGAAGTGTTAGAAATTGTTCGTTTAACAGAGGCAGCCAATAAAAAAGTCAAAGGATTTTCGCTTGGTATGAAGCAGCGTCTAGGTATTGCCGCTTCTCTTTTACACAATCCAGAATTATTAATTTTAGATGAACCAACAAATGGACTTGATCCATCTGGAATTATTGAAATTCGAAATTTAATTAAACGACTTCCTTCTGAATATGGGATGACGGTTGTTATTTCGAGTCATTTGTTGTCTGAAATTGATCAAATGGCGACAACAGTTGGCATTGTTTCGAAAGGGAAAATGATTTTTCAAGATTCAATTGAAGCAATGCGTATGCATGCACAGCCAAAAGTTATATTCAAGGTGAATAAGAGTGAGCAAGCATGGCGTTCGTTAGTGGCGAATGGTATAAAAGCTGAATGTAAAGAAGGGCAAATTGTATTGGATGAATGCTCCGATGAAAAAGTAGCGCAAATCGTTCAAATTCTTGTGCAAGAGGGCTTTTCGGTTTATCGCGTAGAAGAAGAAAAACAATCATTGGAGGATATATTCCTTCAAATGACGGCGGGAGTGCAAGCGATATGA
- a CDS encoding diphthine--ammonia ligase — protein sequence MENLKDWNTGADGQKFVASFSGGKDSTLALYEAMKTGQAVGLIAVLEEDGTRSRSHGMTVDFIKAQAQSIGLPIHLAAASWANYEAIFIEMLNKMKTLGADALVTGDLDMPEHGCWHEKVTNIANLKLGMPLWQDDHSEVVERFINLGFKTIMTTVNLTLGMREDDLGKVLTHEYVQELKTRGIDPCGEGGEFHTTVIDGPILKQPISFQTCKIIRKDNFAFLPLKLI from the coding sequence ATGGAAAATTTAAAAGATTGGAATACTGGTGCTGATGGTCAAAAGTTTGTTGCCTCCTTTAGCGGTGGTAAAGATAGTACACTCGCTTTATACGAAGCAATGAAAACCGGGCAAGCAGTAGGTTTAATTGCCGTACTTGAGGAAGATGGCACACGTTCTCGGTCACATGGTATGACCGTCGACTTCATAAAAGCACAGGCTCAGTCTATTGGCTTGCCCATTCATTTAGCAGCAGCAAGCTGGGCAAACTATGAAGCAATATTTATAGAGATGCTAAATAAAATGAAGACTCTAGGAGCAGATGCACTTGTTACAGGCGATCTTGATATGCCTGAGCACGGCTGCTGGCATGAAAAAGTTACAAACATCGCAAACTTAAAACTCGGAATGCCTTTATGGCAAGATGATCATTCAGAAGTTGTTGAACGCTTCATTAATTTAGGTTTTAAAACGATAATGACTACCGTTAACTTAACACTAGGTATGCGAGAAGATGATTTAGGGAAAGTACTAACACATGAGTATGTGCAGGAGCTAAAAACTCGAGGCATTGATCCTTGTGGTGAAGGTGGCGAGTTCCATACAACAGTTATTGATGGGCCCATTCTTAAACAGCCTATTTCTTTTCAAACGTGCAAAATTATTCGAAAAGACAACTTTGCGTTTTTACCGCTCAAATTAATTTGA